A window of Quercus robur chromosome 12, dhQueRobu3.1, whole genome shotgun sequence genomic DNA:
AAAACTAATCATCATATTCTGAATTTGAGTTATAAGTCACAATTACCAACAGTATACAGGGATAAGTTCacaactaaaactaaaaacctTTGTAACTGTTACATCACTATTCAGGCTATTTATAAATGTGGGTTAGCATTAGTCATTTTTGCCTTTTGCAATTTGTAGTTTAAGCGGAAAAGAGTCATAGTCGAGTAGTTGACTGGTTTTAGTAACCTCAGTGTTGGTACTGATTAGGAAGGTTCAGCTATCAATTGATTAGAAATTCCAACTGTGGAATTTGAATGGTAATAAGCATAAAGTTGAACAGTCGTCTTCAACCAGACCTTAAAGTCATTCAAGAAAAACGCGGTGCATGTCGCTTTGTGCCACATTCAAAGTCGTCTGCAATCTGCATACTCCTTCTATCACATGCCTGTTTCTATAtgctaaataattttaaaaccgCCATGTGATCCTCAGTTTGCTAGAGAAAGAAAGTAAATGCACCCATCAACTTCATGAATTGCCAACTTGCAAACTTAGCTTCCGAATCAAAATTGGTGCATGCATTTCCTAAGCCTCCATGAATTGCAAGCAACAATAACTACATTACATTTGAAGATCTCATAACtttaatagttatttatttatttattattattattattattttacaagatagaaaatCTACTTTaccctaatctaagtgtatatgtgtccCTCTTGAAGACTTGAATTCCAACCCTTACCTCCCAAAGCTCACAAGCACTTAATACTCGTAGAGTAACCATCGCGCCAAAGGTGCGCGGTGGTCATAACTTTAATAGTTAAAACtactataaatttattaaattttatttatagcCAACCCTAACTAATTTGATGAGGATTCATAGTAACTCAAAAATCAGCATCTAAATGcaaatctcttttttcataaaacatgAAAGTAGCAATTTTTTCCAGTGCTAGTAACTcttaaaagggaaagagaataCATAATTCCATGCCACAACTGCAATTTAAACCTGCAAATATCTATAATTATAGATAGTAAAACaagaagaccaaaaaaaaagagacgtGGGGGGTGTTAAATTGCAAAAGCAAAGATTGTATGTCAATTCTTGTCTCCAAAGGCTAGAGCAAATTCCCGAAGAAGATTTTGACAATATACAAGGTCTCATCCAATATACAAGTTCTCTTGGATGAGACTGTGCATTTGGAATCCAAATCTTTTATCTCACTTTTTCTGTCTCATTCTATGCTCCACAAATCAATTTATGCCACTTGTTCTCTAATTCCTAATTTTATGCTATGATTTGACttacttaaaataattttttttaataaaaaataaaccaacaCAACATCACTGCTGACTTTTCATTATTCCTAGACCAAAGCCACCGCCTCTATCTACTCCATGTTTTCTTGCTATTAACGTCCCTGAGGAACACAACCTGAACACTACTTTAAAAAGGTTTTGATTCGCTAAATAGAACATGGTCATGGTAGTCCTAGAATAGTTgaaatttacaactatattttaatctttcttaaGAAATATATTATCTAGAaacctttttaattttggagGAGTTGAGTAGCGGGAGAGCAGAATAAGAAACCATGGTGGTGGTTCCTTGCTAGTGGTGTCACCGTATGACGATGGTTGTCATGGGCGTTCAAATCAACTTCAGATCTACCTCAAATTGGTGGTTGTGACTGGAGTTGATGATGCCGACGAACTCATGTCAGTGGCATTGGGCTGAGATTGGTGGTTAGGGGTGGGGTTGCAAATgcgttggattttttttttttttctttttaaaatttattttcggtaagtcaaataaaataacaaaaaaaataggaatTAGTGGACAAGTGGCATATTTTGATTTGTGGAGCATGGAATGGGATAGGGAGAATGGGATAGACAATTTTGATTCGTGCATTTGAATTCATGAATCATTattaattaaggaaaaagttaatggatgcCCTAAAGACATTAGTTTAAGAggtatttttagaaactttttattggaaaagaaaaatgtaattgaatttttaactactttttatattttccataaaaatgatatttaaactttcctaaaatagtccATTAACAAATGTCCTAATAGCACTCGTTAACCAGACCCATTAATTAATATCAAATTCTTGCACAACAATGAAATCGGCAGTGTACACTgacattattttcaattttaggtCTTCAAACATCTATCCTATGAGGCATATGTAAGCCTGAGCCTCTCTTGCAGGTAGTCCCCGCCGCGAATTGGGGGAAACCTGCATACACAATCAATAAACACCATCTTTGATCATTGATTAGAAATGCATACtgaaaaatatacattaattagaagtaataaaacctaaaaaaaccCATAAGCACTGAGCAAGACTCAAGAATATTTGTGATGCCCCATAAAAACAAACTGAACATGTGTAAGTCAACAAGCGCACACACACAATAGTCCAGAGTTAACCAGCCTAATTAGTATAGTCTCAACTAAGACTTCTATTGGAgattacaaattaaattataaatgtcTAAAGATACCTTTACACCAGAATGTTTGACATCCTCGATGACTAATATGTCAGAAGACATGAATTTGGAGACATCAAAAGCATGATTTCCCTTTGTAGGCTCTAATGATGTATACTGCTAAATgaattctcaaaacaaaaatgtttaCTGCTAAGTGaactctcaaaaaataaatatgtatgCTTCTAAGTGAACTCCCAAACACTacggagggggggggggggggggggggggggggggttggggggtGGTGGTGagggagaaaatgaaaaagaggcaAATAGTCTTTTTCACACCTTGGGGGAGATGACTCGCTGCAACAACTTTCCAGGCATTCCACCATGCAGTCTGGGTTGGGATCCAAGAAGAAAGCTGCCTGAAATATTgacattttcaatttaaaaattctCAAAAGTAACAAGGAACTCCCTTGAAGAAAGAGGGCTAACATCAGAAACTATAGCAAGTTTGAATGTTTCATGACACCATCAAACTCCGAAGTGTTTGTAAATCGTAGACAGTACCTGGCATAAGAAAAAACTCTCTTGTAGTATTTGAACAAGAAAAGTTTTTTGCAGGTCAACATTGTTCATTATCACTTGCAAGAATGGACCAACTTATAATAATAGCCCCATTTTACAGGATGGTTTATGGTCTTGAGACCTTATGAAAAGATGCCATATATATATGGCATCTTTtcatatgtatgtatgtatgtataaacaAAGATATCTGACGCAAATTATATCTATAATTCTCCTATCCCACAATATGTATATTCAAATTCCAAGCTTTTTAGGTTCATTATGGACTCACGCCTTTTTAAGATAATGGGTTTTATATCAAAAAGTAACCCATTACACATCCTGATAAAAGTTCAGCTGAATTAGATcatccaacaaaaacaaattttcccTGTCATGATCTGTCTATACAATAAATCACTTGACCTGGGGGGTTTTGTTTCCTTTAATAGATTATTTGTTAGGATGATATACTCATCAGAAACATCCCATTAGGAcatacaaataagtttttttcaatatatatattaatcaatTATCCATTCCCATCTGTTCAATCTACTAGGTTCTGAAGCATAACATCTTCTCAGCATTAATTATACCCTACACAGTGGATAACTCAAGGACAAAATTATGAAAACCTTTAACATATCTCTGTGTGTCGAATTCACTAAATTCTTATACAATTCATGAATGATTACAGAATATGACGAAAAAGATGTTAAGAAGGAAGTAGTTAAATGATTACAGAATAGCGCTCTTTTCCAGACAGCATCACTCTGTGCATCGTTGACCTACAAATAAGTGACAAATTAGAGAGAGGTGAGAAGGGGAGGGGAAGGTGAGAGAAGAAAAGCCTCCAGAAAGAAAACCAGTTCACTATCTTTGTTAGatttatgaaaagaaacaaaatttcattttaaaaacattatagGTTCTCTAAGAAGTGTTAATAGCAAgttaaagaataataaattacCGGAACAAACAATTAGTCCACCTCTCCATTATATCCCCAATGTTTACAATCAAGGCCCTGcaaatttaataaacaaaatctTAATGCTGACAAAGAAATATAATAACCACGTTATCGTCAGATGGCATTCTCCATATTCTGTTTTTTGACCAACAAATGTAACTGTCTACTTTACAAGGCTACTTTTTACCTGAAGATTTCAAAGTGACTCAACATTCATTACACCAGAAATGCTTccatttacataaaaaattgcACTTGTGGACTCACCCATCTACATGAAGCACATCCTCCCATACCCGTGGTTGCTTGAATTTTTCTCGGCAGACCTGTCAACATGAAAAACCCAGATAATTGACAGCTGTGAGGCTGAATAGGAAATACAGGTGGACACTACAGATGATCAACAACAAACATGCCTGAAGTCCTTGAACACCATCGGTTGCTAGGAGAGTGACCATTCCATAATCTGAGTGAGCAGAGGAACCGTATatttcatcatcagaagacCCCAATTCACCTGAAATTAAATTACAGAACATATTGTTATGACATATAAAGGTCAGGTTGGATGACTGGTTTAAACCTTTGCCTGAAAGTGCTCTACAGTCTACTCAATCTACTTGAGTAAAGTTTAGATTGTAACCTAATACAGAGATCTAATAAATGGATATAGTTCAGTTGAGTTAGTTGCTACTTGCTTGGTATACTCGCCTCCATGTTGAAGGCCATGCAAATCTAAAGTGAGTAAGGTATGTTTCTGTCCACACTGTTTAGAATTTGCTGATGCTTTAATATGGTCAATCAGGATACTTGGCCATGTATTAGTCCAACATTCAATAGGAACCACAGCTTAAAATTGATCTTTAGATGAAAGCATCTATTTGGTTTGACAACTTGATTTCAAAAATCAATGTTCCATTCTAAAAAAGAAGCATTAGCATATGAAAATTGTAGACCATAAGGGTTCGCTCTTTTAAGTCTATGACTTCAAGTTTGCACCTAGACTACATCCTAGTTTAGCAAAATCAGACTAggcaaaaaatgttaaatttttacaaaaagttCACCACACAGATTGTCTATATATTtgcaaccccccccccccccccccccccccccccctctctcctcctttttctccaacaaataaaaagaaagaaagaaggaagaagatcAAGGGGAAAAAATTGCAGTAATTATGCTGAAATAAAAGAACGCAAATCATGCTACTCAACCTGGATAATGCAAAAGGCGAAGAAACGCATTTGGTTTATCCAAGGcccccactttttcaaaaaagtcCTCTTCTACATTCAAAGCCAGAGCAATCAGAGAAAGTAATCTTTTTCCAGCAGACCTGAGGCAGCAAATCCAATGCCTTATAAAGTTGTACTTGTTCTCTAAAATCTATATATTGTCAAACAACAATACTATTAACTCACAGAATCACTGGTTAATTTCTAGTCTTTTTCATTATACACAAAACAGCAGCACAACTATCAACATAAGGGAAACAATATAAACTTACAGGAGTTTTCTGTAGAAGCTTTCCATCATATGTCTCCAAGAAGGTAAAATTTCTGGAATTTCCTTGCAAAATAATATGCCAAGTAATGCTCTACCAATACCCAAGATACCTAACATCTTGAAGTGAACAACAATAATCTTTGGAAGCAATCCAGAAAGATTAATGATGACATACCTTCTGAAGGCCATTGATTCAAATTAACTGGAGTTGTAATATCTTCTAAAGGGCcaatataaaaactttcttttgaGTCACCTGCTTGGAAATCATTTGAGGCATATAAGTTTTAACTTCCTTTCTTCTGTTCCATTAAGCACAATTAAAAATGCAGCTATGAAACAGATAGCAAAGGAGCTTCTTGTACATAAGAAGCTTTTAGGCTACAATCTCGCAAATCTCAATGTCAAGGAAGAGTTAAGGTTAAAACACTCAATGGGTTGCAGATGAGGGTCCAAACAAAAGCTAAGAGAAAAAATAGCACACGTATTACTGGCATAAAATCTACAATTGGATTCAAAAAAATGTAAGCCTCAAGCAATTTGGAGAAAAACAAACTTAACATTAGTCCTTCTCCTTAAATCCATCTTCCATCCAATCAACAGGTCATAAGACTCGCAACCAATAATTTAgaataaacaaaatagataaaagaaaataacaaaaagcacATATAAGCAGCTTAGctaaaaaaagttataattttcCTCATTAAACCAGTAAATTATCGCAACAATCCTAACCATGCTCTACACACAATCGCCATGTTAATCACATAGGCACCCAAAAGAGAATATTAAGTTTAAGTGATAGAATCTCTCAACCTTTGGAGCTTGAAGTGGGATCAAGGTTTTCAGCATACAGCGGCGTGTAACCTCTATGTTCCTTGCGAGGCATTTTCATCTTTTCCTCCAAAGGAAGCAAGAAAAACTTCTTGCTCTCCTCAAATACTTTCCCGACCAACTCCTCCTCCATTCCATGATTCACAAGATAGAAGAAACCATAGTCTATGCACGCCTATGATACACATTCCACATTTCCActttagagaatttaaaaagaagcTATGTTATACATACAAACAAATCTTCACAGACTATTTCTACAAACTAATTTGTGACAACATGAAGCtgttttgcatatatatatatataagtccgTTTTGTACATTAAAAAGATGAGCACATAGCTGAAATCACGTTTTGACACGATTTCAGTTATAATTgtgaaatcattttttaaaattatgatttCAGCTGGAGTGTGTACATTAGTGTATAACTCAACGTGTGCAACAATAATTAGCCTAAAAAGATACTAGTGACAATATTTAGAACGGACAACCAATACAACTATTAAtaaatggtatcaaagccaaccTAGTAATGCAATGTGGCTCGAGAGTCGAGACTCGTAATGTTCACTCGTTGTATGACTTagtttcaattgaaaatttgcTACAAGTGATGCCAAGTGAAATTCACAAGGAGTGAGCTCGTGTGATACGTTGGAATAACAACTCAATTAATTTGTAATAATaaacttataataaaaattaaattatcttCAGCAAATTTCACGTAAAAAAAGGCCTCACGACAAGTTTAAAAAGCACAACCTGTTCTAAATGGTATATTATATCCAATTATTCATTTCGGtgtgcaaaaagaaaataaaaatggaagAAGAGAAATTGTTAATGCAATTGACAATTAAAGAGGCATAGTTTTGCTTTGAGTACTTCCCCAGAAAGtgcttttgatttaaaaaatactaacaaaCACTGCCTGAGTAAAACCAAACGATATCATTGTAAAATAACGGGGAATTTTTAGGATGGgctattttgttattattgttatagAAAAAGTGAGTAAGAGTAGGACCTGACGGATTGAATTGGCGGTAGAGATGCGATCCGGTGAGATCAGGTCTATCATAGGGAGTTTGAGAGCCTCCGTCATCTCCTTCCACTTCTTGCACGAAATCAGTTTCCTTTTAGTCTCCGGGCGAAAGTGTGTAGATAAAAATTcgtctgtgttttttttttttttttttttgataggagtCTGTgtaaagttgttttatttattttattatttttaagatgTGTACGCAATTTAGgccgttaatttttttttttttttttaattattggtaaattacAAGCCCCCAATTATTTCACCCTACATTCcatttactttgaaaaaaaacccttagtttttaagaaattataaatttgcATATTAAAAAACCATGCATGTTACAAAGTATTCAATTAATTGATTCCCTTAgatcatttgttaataaattatttttagaaagttttgatatcatttttataaaaaatataaaaatgtgtaaaaaaacatttaataaCCAATATCTTTAGGCATCTATTAACTTTTTCCTGAATTACAAAATCTACatattaagattttatttttgccttcctcaaaaaaaaaaaaggattttatttttatttttctacaagGAAGTGGTGCCTCAAACCATCTCACTCTCTACCCATAAAATGTCTTAAAAATCCCATAGACTAATAGTGTAATGAATGAAAACTTAAGAACTTCAAATTTACAATATGTCTTTCTAGTTCTTTGATTCCATTCCACCACTTATGGtgaaaaacttttatttgataTTGGAAAACTAACATGTTTATCCGGTGTTTTTGGAAACAATGGGAAAAGGTAAATGACTTCCATGATTTGAAATGATAAAAACAGAGTGATACGCATCATTCAGTTTGCCAATGCTCACAAGCCGGGCTTCCCCTCCATAGGGCTACAAGTTGTCTATGGTTGTTGGATACTTGGGTAGAGGAATCCCTTCACGTTTTCTGAGTCTTTCTTGCTCGCTCAGGTTGAATTACCAGTATATTTTTCCCATTTAATAAAATCTTGTCAATTTTTGcccaaaagagagaaaaaaagttgATTGTCGAATTGGACAGAAAAGTAGAAAACATTCTTAGCGTCCACTGTCCACcgtaaatgagatagagaaaaaaaaaatgcatatggAGCTTCCTTATCATGTTCCACAATTATGTAAGATGCATTTTGTCAATAATAAATCTTGGaacaacatttttcaattttttttttccaattgcTGGTATAATATGTTGTAAttggtgtataataaaaattgcatcAGTAATTGACCTAAGTGAAAgtgattttactttttttcaaaaaaaaaaaaaaaaacaatgttacTCCAATCACAAC
This region includes:
- the LOC126709560 gene encoding 2-oxoglutarate-Fe(II) type oxidoreductase hxnY, with amino-acid sequence MTEALKLPMIDLISPDRISTANSIRQACIDYGFFYLVNHGMEEELVGKVFEESKKFFLLPLEEKMKMPRKEHRGYTPLYAENLDPTSSSKGDSKESFYIGPLEDITTPVNLNQWPSEEILPSWRHMMESFYRKLLSAGKRLLSLIALALNVEEDFFEKVGALDKPNAFLRLLHYPGELGSSDDEIYGSSAHSDYGMVTLLATDGVQGLQVCREKFKQPRVWEDVLHVDGALIVNIGDIMERWTNCLFRSTMHRVMLSGKERYSAAFFLDPNPDCMVECLESCCSESSPPRFPPIRGGDYLQERLRLTYAS